Proteins encoded in a region of the Leifsonia sp. PS1209 genome:
- a CDS encoding UbiA family prenyltransferase: MTNATAANKVTALLLASHRGPTVVVTAVATVLGASLGYPPGRLAVLALAILLGQLSIGWSNDWLDAARDAQVERADKPAARGAIGVGTVRTAAFVALVAAVLVTLVLGPFAAVAHVVAIAGGWAYNLGLKATAVSFLPFAVSFGILPAIVTLGLEPPRLAAAWVVAAGALLGVAAHVTNVLPDLADDDRTGIRGLPHRMGAVPSGLLAFACLAAASVLIAFGPGWPPRIPLLIGLAIGVVIAVTGVVLLLRRSPTRLLMQLIMGCAVVDVVMLAFAGQSTAV; encoded by the coding sequence ATGACGAATGCGACGGCGGCGAACAAGGTCACGGCGCTGCTGCTCGCCAGCCACCGGGGTCCGACCGTGGTGGTCACCGCCGTCGCGACCGTGCTTGGCGCGAGTCTGGGCTATCCGCCCGGCCGCCTGGCGGTGCTGGCGCTCGCGATCCTGCTCGGCCAGTTGTCCATCGGCTGGTCGAACGACTGGCTCGACGCAGCACGGGATGCGCAGGTCGAGCGGGCGGACAAGCCGGCCGCCCGCGGCGCGATCGGCGTCGGCACCGTGCGCACGGCGGCCTTCGTAGCCCTGGTCGCTGCCGTCCTGGTCACCCTCGTGCTCGGCCCGTTCGCCGCCGTCGCACACGTGGTCGCCATCGCGGGCGGCTGGGCGTACAACCTCGGCCTCAAGGCCACGGCCGTGTCGTTTCTGCCGTTCGCGGTGAGCTTCGGCATCCTGCCCGCGATCGTCACCCTCGGACTCGAGCCGCCGCGACTCGCGGCCGCCTGGGTGGTCGCCGCCGGCGCACTGCTCGGTGTCGCCGCGCACGTCACCAATGTCCTGCCGGACCTCGCCGACGACGACCGCACGGGCATCCGGGGCCTGCCGCACCGGATGGGGGCCGTGCCGAGCGGGCTGCTCGCCTTCGCCTGCCTCGCCGCGGCCAGCGTGCTGATCGCGTTCGGGCCCGGCTGGCCTCCGCGCATCCCGTTGCTGATCGGGCTGGCCATCGGCGTGGTCATCGCGGTGACCGGGGTCGTCCTGCTGCTGCGCCGCTCGCCGACGCGGCTGCTCATGCAGCTCATCATGGGCTGCGCCGTGGTCGACGTGGTGATGCTCGCCTTCGCCGGTCAGTCGACCGCGGTCTGA
- a CDS encoding LacI family DNA-binding transcriptional regulator, producing the protein MSKRLAEVARKVGVSEATVSRVLNEKPGVSEATRQAVLTALDVLGYERPTKLRGERARLVGLVLPELQNPIFPAFAEVIGGALAQNGYTPVLCTQTAGGISEADYVELLLQQQVSGVVFVGGAYAQQDASHEHYARLTDLNLPTVLVNAPVDDLPFATVSCDDTVATAQALGHLRSLGHERIGLLLGPRDHVPSQRKLAAARRIVAGWGAELDDDLIVHSLYSLEAGQAGAARLLKAGVTAIVCASDPMALGAIRAVRRAGLSVPADVSIVGYDDSALMNCTEPPLTTVRQPIEPMGRTVIELLLRQISSDSAISDELFFEPELVVRGSTGPAQHA; encoded by the coding sequence ATGTCGAAACGTCTCGCCGAGGTCGCTCGCAAGGTCGGGGTCAGTGAAGCGACGGTCAGCCGCGTCCTGAACGAGAAACCAGGGGTGTCCGAGGCGACGAGACAGGCGGTTCTCACGGCACTGGATGTGCTGGGGTACGAACGCCCGACCAAGCTGCGCGGAGAGCGTGCCCGGCTGGTGGGGCTCGTGCTCCCCGAGCTGCAGAACCCGATCTTCCCCGCCTTCGCGGAGGTGATCGGCGGCGCTCTCGCGCAGAACGGATACACGCCGGTGCTCTGCACCCAGACGGCCGGAGGCATCTCCGAGGCGGACTACGTGGAGCTGCTGCTGCAGCAGCAGGTGTCCGGCGTGGTCTTCGTCGGCGGGGCGTACGCGCAGCAGGATGCGTCGCACGAGCACTACGCCAGGCTCACCGACCTCAACCTTCCGACGGTGCTGGTCAACGCGCCGGTCGACGACCTCCCGTTCGCCACTGTGTCCTGCGACGACACAGTCGCGACGGCGCAGGCGCTCGGGCATCTCCGCTCGCTCGGGCACGAGCGCATCGGGCTACTGCTCGGGCCGCGCGATCACGTGCCGTCACAGCGGAAGCTCGCCGCCGCCCGGCGGATCGTGGCGGGCTGGGGAGCCGAGCTCGACGATGATCTGATCGTGCACTCGCTCTACTCGCTGGAGGCCGGTCAGGCCGGGGCGGCGCGGCTGCTCAAGGCCGGGGTGACGGCGATCGTCTGCGCCAGCGACCCGATGGCGCTCGGCGCGATCAGGGCCGTGCGGCGCGCCGGACTCTCCGTGCCGGCAGACGTGTCGATCGTCGGCTACGACGACTCGGCGCTGATGAACTGCACGGAGCCGCCGCTGACCACGGTCCGGCAGCCGATCGAGCCGATGGGGCGCACCGTGATCGAGCTGCTGCTGCGGCAGATCTCCAGCGACTCCGCCATCTCGGACGAGCTGTTCTTCGAACCGGAACTGGTTGTCCGAGGGTCGACGGGACCGGCTCAGCACGCGTAA
- a CDS encoding glycoside hydrolase family 13 protein: MIYQIYLRSFADGNGDGIGDLAGVRKHLGYLRDLGVDAIWFTPWYESPLADGGYDVADYRTINPAFGDLAEAETLIQEALALGIRTIVDVVPNHISDQHPWFQAALAAGPGSPERERFWFRPGRGENGDELPTGWVSNFSGETWTRTTNPDGTPGEWYLHLFTPQQPDLNWNHPDVRAEHEAILRFWFDRGVAGVRIDSAALLVKDESLPEVPEHPGPGEHPNQDRDELHDIYRGWRAIADSYPGTRVLVGEIWLPEIDRFAMYLRPDELHTAFNFDFLARPWDARELRASIDQTRAAHAPVDAPSTWVLSNHDVTRPVTRYGRADSSFAFAKKRVGTPTDLALGRRRARAAALLTAALPGSLYLYQGDELGLPEVEDLPADRLEDPMHFRSGGVDPGRDGCRVPLPWRGVHPPFGFSPREASAEPWLPQPEAWAGLTVEAQQSDASSMLWLYRNALRLRRSEPGLGDGPLRWIDGPPGTLAFSRGDQFVSVTNLSTDAVALPEHTAILLSSDPLVDGLLPPDSTAWLRTQLPSPHHTASHHTTERNRQ, translated from the coding sequence GTGATCTACCAGATCTATCTCCGCAGCTTCGCCGACGGCAACGGAGACGGCATCGGCGACCTCGCCGGTGTCAGGAAGCACCTCGGCTACCTGCGCGACCTCGGGGTCGACGCGATCTGGTTCACGCCCTGGTACGAGTCGCCGCTCGCCGACGGCGGCTACGACGTGGCCGACTACCGCACCATCAACCCGGCGTTCGGCGACCTGGCGGAGGCGGAGACGCTGATCCAGGAGGCGCTCGCCCTCGGCATCCGCACGATCGTCGACGTCGTCCCCAACCACATCTCCGACCAGCACCCGTGGTTCCAGGCCGCGCTGGCCGCCGGTCCAGGCTCTCCGGAGCGCGAACGCTTCTGGTTCCGCCCTGGCCGCGGCGAGAACGGCGACGAGCTCCCCACCGGCTGGGTGTCCAACTTCTCCGGCGAGACCTGGACCCGCACCACGAACCCAGACGGCACGCCGGGCGAGTGGTACCTGCACCTGTTCACGCCGCAGCAGCCCGACCTCAACTGGAACCATCCGGATGTGCGTGCCGAGCACGAGGCGATCCTGCGGTTCTGGTTCGACAGGGGCGTCGCCGGTGTCCGCATCGACTCGGCCGCGCTGCTCGTGAAGGACGAGAGCCTGCCGGAGGTGCCCGAGCATCCGGGGCCGGGGGAGCACCCCAACCAGGACAGGGACGAACTGCACGACATCTACCGCGGCTGGCGGGCCATCGCGGATTCCTACCCGGGCACCCGCGTGCTGGTCGGCGAGATCTGGCTGCCCGAGATCGACCGGTTCGCGATGTACCTGCGGCCGGACGAGCTGCACACAGCGTTCAACTTCGACTTCCTGGCGAGGCCCTGGGATGCGCGCGAACTCCGCGCATCCATCGACCAGACGCGCGCCGCCCACGCCCCCGTGGATGCGCCGAGCACCTGGGTGCTGTCGAACCACGACGTGACGCGGCCGGTCACCCGCTACGGCCGCGCGGACTCGTCGTTTGCGTTCGCGAAGAAGCGCGTCGGCACGCCAACGGATCTGGCGCTCGGCCGTCGCCGTGCCCGTGCCGCCGCCCTGCTGACCGCCGCCCTGCCCGGCTCGCTGTACCTCTACCAGGGCGACGAGCTCGGCCTCCCGGAGGTCGAGGACCTGCCGGCGGACCGGCTCGAAGACCCGATGCACTTCCGCTCCGGCGGGGTGGATCCCGGCCGCGACGGCTGCCGCGTTCCTCTGCCGTGGCGGGGCGTGCATCCACCGTTCGGATTCAGTCCGCGTGAGGCGTCCGCCGAACCGTGGCTGCCGCAGCCGGAGGCGTGGGCGGGCCTGACCGTCGAGGCCCAGCAGTCCGACGCCAGCTCGATGCTGTGGCTGTACCGCAACGCCCTGCGGCTGCGGCGGTCGGAGCCCGGGCTCGGCGACGGACCCCTGCGCTGGATCGACGGCCCTCCCGGCACCCTGGCGTTCTCCCGCGGCGACCAGTTCGTCAGCGTCACCAACCTCTCCACCGACGCGGTGGCTCTGCCGGAACACACCGCCATCCTGCTCAGCAGCGACCCGCTCGTCGACGGTCTGCTGCCCCCGGACTCCACAGCCTGGCTGCGCACGCAGCTTCCATCCCCGCACCACACCGCATCACACCACACCACCGAAAGGAACCGACAATGA
- a CDS encoding extracellular solute-binding protein translates to MRSPRTIAAVAAITIAGVGLLAGCSGSGSGDSSDGKVHITVASLIPGSDKAAFKAFDDRVKEFEKANPNIVVKSEEYQWTGPTFSTQLAGGTLPDVFNVPFTDSQSLLQAGQLADITKEVSALSYAGKFNENVLAVAKSGDKIYGIPYGPYAMGLSYNREIFQKAGLDPDKPPTTWDEVRKDAKTISEKVPGVAGYMQMTQGNTGGWELTTTTYARGGRMETTDGGKTKVTTNNPVTKDALQFLHDLRWEDNSVGSNFLLDWSGINQAFGAGQIAMYPSGSDVLTALVQQNNVDPKNYGLTMLPIDASNKDAGVLVGGNVAAVSPKSNEAQKTAAVKWIDFYYMQKLLNEDQAVADAKVLAKSNQPVGVPTLPVFDKATYDQTMSWIKPEVNIPLENVAPFTDKIFDANLVPEPNKHTQELYGALDAVVQAVLTDKNANIDQLLTKVDSDIQKLVDADK, encoded by the coding sequence ATGAGGTCACCACGAACGATCGCAGCAGTCGCAGCGATCACGATCGCCGGGGTCGGCCTGCTCGCAGGATGCTCAGGCTCCGGCAGCGGCGATTCGAGCGACGGCAAGGTGCACATCACCGTTGCCAGTCTCATCCCCGGCAGCGACAAGGCCGCGTTCAAGGCGTTCGACGACCGCGTGAAGGAGTTCGAGAAGGCGAACCCGAACATCGTGGTCAAGTCGGAGGAGTACCAGTGGACCGGGCCGACGTTCTCGACCCAGCTCGCCGGCGGCACCCTCCCCGACGTCTTCAACGTGCCGTTCACCGACTCGCAGTCCCTGCTGCAGGCCGGCCAGCTCGCCGACATCACCAAAGAAGTCTCGGCTCTCTCTTACGCGGGCAAGTTCAACGAGAACGTGCTCGCCGTGGCGAAGAGCGGCGACAAGATCTACGGCATCCCGTACGGTCCGTACGCGATGGGCCTCTCGTACAACAGGGAGATCTTCCAGAAGGCCGGGCTCGACCCGGACAAGCCCCCGACGACGTGGGACGAGGTCCGCAAGGACGCGAAGACCATCTCCGAGAAGGTGCCTGGAGTCGCCGGATACATGCAGATGACGCAGGGCAACACCGGCGGCTGGGAGCTGACCACCACGACGTACGCGCGCGGCGGCCGGATGGAGACCACCGACGGCGGGAAGACGAAGGTCACCACCAACAACCCGGTCACCAAGGACGCTCTGCAGTTCCTGCACGACCTGCGCTGGGAGGACAACTCGGTCGGCAGCAACTTCCTGCTCGACTGGAGCGGCATCAACCAGGCGTTCGGTGCCGGGCAGATCGCCATGTACCCGTCCGGCTCCGACGTGCTCACCGCGCTGGTGCAGCAGAACAACGTCGACCCGAAGAACTACGGGCTCACCATGCTGCCGATCGACGCGAGCAACAAGGATGCCGGTGTGCTGGTCGGCGGCAACGTCGCGGCGGTCAGCCCCAAGTCGAACGAGGCGCAGAAGACGGCTGCCGTGAAGTGGATCGACTTCTACTACATGCAGAAGCTGCTCAACGAGGACCAGGCCGTCGCGGACGCGAAGGTGCTCGCGAAGTCGAACCAGCCGGTCGGCGTCCCGACGCTGCCGGTGTTCGACAAGGCCACGTACGACCAGACGATGTCGTGGATCAAGCCGGAGGTGAACATCCCGCTGGAGAACGTCGCGCCGTTCACCGACAAGATCTTCGACGCGAACCTCGTGCCGGAGCCGAACAAGCACACCCAGGAGCTCTACGGAGCACTGGATGCGGTCGTCCAGGCCGTGCTGACCGACAAGAACGCGAACATCGATCAGCTGCTGACCAAGGTCGACTCCGACATCCAGAAACTGGTCGACGCCGACAAGTAG
- a CDS encoding sugar ABC transporter permease produces MTAIDRQRPTARRVARRTPITWLRGGGLSNLLFLLPMIVIFGVFSWWPIVRSVVMSFQHTNLVSAPTFVGWDNFVQVVNDPLFWTAIGNTAWFAFLALLLGYPIPLIAAVLMSEVKRAKGLYSALAYLPVVVPPVVAVLLWKFFYDASPTGVFNTILGWVGIPPQPWIQDATQAMPSLVVEATWAAAGGTIIIYLAAITGVAPELYDAAEVDGANIWQKIWHVTMPQLRSILLITLILQIIGTAQVFLEPYLFTGGGPVNSTVTVLLLIYRYAFQNSLGGDYGAATALSLMLAAFLAVLSLVYFRLTKSWSQN; encoded by the coding sequence ATGACAGCGATCGACCGCCAGCGACCGACAGCGCGCCGCGTGGCGCGGCGCACCCCGATCACCTGGCTGCGCGGAGGAGGCCTCAGCAACCTCCTCTTCCTGCTGCCGATGATCGTCATCTTCGGCGTCTTCTCCTGGTGGCCGATCGTGCGCAGCGTGGTGATGAGCTTCCAGCACACCAATCTGGTCTCCGCCCCCACCTTCGTCGGCTGGGACAACTTCGTGCAGGTCGTCAACGACCCGCTGTTCTGGACCGCGATCGGCAACACGGCCTGGTTCGCGTTTCTCGCGCTCCTCCTGGGCTACCCGATCCCGCTGATTGCCGCCGTGCTGATGAGCGAGGTCAAGCGCGCGAAAGGGCTCTACAGCGCCCTGGCGTATCTGCCAGTGGTCGTGCCGCCGGTGGTGGCCGTGCTGCTGTGGAAGTTCTTCTACGACGCGAGCCCGACCGGCGTGTTCAACACGATCCTCGGCTGGGTGGGCATCCCGCCGCAGCCCTGGATCCAGGATGCGACCCAGGCGATGCCGTCGCTGGTGGTCGAGGCGACCTGGGCGGCCGCCGGCGGCACCATCATCATCTACCTGGCGGCGATCACCGGCGTCGCGCCGGAACTCTACGACGCCGCCGAAGTGGACGGCGCGAACATCTGGCAGAAGATCTGGCACGTAACGATGCCGCAGCTGAGGAGCATCCTGCTGATCACCCTCATCCTGCAGATCATCGGCACGGCGCAGGTGTTCCTGGAGCCGTACCTGTTCACCGGCGGCGGCCCGGTCAACTCGACCGTGACCGTACTGCTGCTCATCTACCGCTACGCGTTCCAGAACTCGCTGGGCGGCGACTACGGGGCGGCGACCGCCCTCAGTCTGATGCTCGCCGCGTTCCTCGCCGTGCTCTCGCTCGTGTACTTCCGCCTCACCAAGTCTTGGAGCCAGAATTGA
- a CDS encoding carbohydrate ABC transporter permease — protein MTTSTDFTPEVMNVMTDELDDAGLQQGGRRGGGRRGRGGRGRRGQGRRGQARCGDAAGDRGILSPSDWRKPGIRWGTRITHLVLLLLLIVVGLGPLLWLAKSAITPTQDTLRTPMALFPNGVDWANISTAWSTVHIDVQFMNTIWVALGSWVMQIVVATTAGYALSVLRPKYGKVLYGLILGTLFVPSVVLLVPLYLTILNPPLLGQSLINTFWAVWLPAGASAFNVVLIKRFFDNLPREVFEAARTDGAGPFRLFWSIVLPMSKPILGVVSVFAIIAAWKDYLWPLLVLRDPAIQPLSVRLPTLQAAIQLDVYLAALAISTLIPIVLFLVFQGLFLRSAGLGGAVKG, from the coding sequence TTGACCACCTCGACCGATTTCACGCCGGAGGTCATGAACGTCATGACCGACGAACTCGACGACGCCGGGCTGCAGCAGGGCGGCCGGAGAGGCGGAGGGCGTCGCGGGCGCGGTGGCCGCGGCAGGCGCGGCCAGGGGCGACGGGGCCAGGCGCGATGCGGTGACGCTGCGGGGGACCGCGGCATCCTGTCGCCGTCCGACTGGCGCAAGCCGGGCATCCGGTGGGGGACGCGCATCACCCATCTAGTGCTGTTGCTGCTGCTGATCGTCGTCGGGCTCGGGCCGCTGCTCTGGCTCGCGAAGTCGGCGATCACGCCGACGCAGGACACGCTCAGGACCCCGATGGCGCTGTTCCCGAACGGCGTCGACTGGGCCAACATCTCCACCGCGTGGTCGACGGTGCACATCGACGTGCAGTTCATGAACACGATCTGGGTGGCGCTCGGCTCCTGGGTGATGCAGATCGTGGTGGCGACGACGGCCGGATACGCGCTGAGCGTGCTCCGGCCGAAGTACGGCAAGGTGCTCTACGGACTGATCCTCGGCACCCTGTTCGTGCCGTCGGTGGTGCTGCTCGTCCCGCTGTACCTCACCATCCTGAACCCGCCGCTGCTCGGCCAGTCGCTGATCAACACGTTCTGGGCGGTGTGGCTGCCGGCGGGCGCGAGCGCGTTCAATGTGGTGCTGATCAAGCGGTTCTTCGACAACCTGCCTCGCGAGGTGTTCGAGGCGGCGCGGACGGACGGCGCCGGACCGTTCCGGTTGTTCTGGTCGATCGTGCTGCCGATGTCGAAGCCGATCCTCGGTGTGGTGTCCGTGTTCGCGATCATCGCGGCATGGAAAGACTACCTCTGGCCATTGCTCGTGCTGCGCGATCCGGCCATCCAGCCGCTGTCCGTGCGCCTGCCGACGTTGCAGGCGGCGATCCAGCTGGACGTGTACCTCGCGGCGCTGGCGATCTCCACGCTGATCCCGATCGTGCTGTTCCTGGTGTTCCAGGGGCTGTTCCTGCGCTCGGCGGGACTAGGCGGCGCCGTGAAGGGCTGA
- a CDS encoding glycoside hydrolase family 3 N-terminal domain-containing protein, with protein MRSRRGTRTAALALTVAAAVAVTGCATGAPSGAAGRTASAAHSSTATPSPTATADPVAAYARARLANMTLRQKVASLLMLHQPGTDGSALRGFVDRYGVGGMILMGDNIPASPAALAAQNATMTASDPELPPLVAIDEEGGDVTRLPWDSLPGADALKSEPPAATQTAFAQRGALLKQAGVTVNFGTVADTTADPGSFIFDRVLGTTPAAAAERVSASVTGERGQVYSTLKHFPGHGETEADSHTSIPATGLSVADWQTRDAPPFAAGITAGAELVMFGHLVYSAVDAAPASLSAPWHRILSDRLGYRGVTITDDMRMLQDSGLAQYADQRENAIQALAAGNTMLLYVLPADPAAAGLDPDALVDAVVAAVGSGRIPAAQIDADARKLLELRRSLAVKE; from the coding sequence GTGAGGAGTCGACGAGGAACCCGGACGGCAGCGCTTGCGCTGACGGTCGCGGCCGCCGTCGCCGTCACGGGATGCGCGACCGGCGCGCCATCCGGAGCAGCGGGTCGCACAGCGTCCGCCGCACACAGCTCCACGGCCACGCCGTCGCCGACAGCCACCGCCGATCCGGTGGCCGCGTACGCGCGGGCGCGGCTGGCGAACATGACGCTCCGGCAGAAGGTCGCGAGCCTCCTGATGCTGCACCAGCCCGGCACGGACGGGTCCGCTCTGCGCGGCTTCGTCGACCGGTACGGCGTCGGCGGCATGATCCTGATGGGCGACAACATCCCGGCGAGCCCGGCCGCCCTGGCCGCCCAGAACGCGACGATGACGGCCTCCGATCCGGAGCTGCCCCCGCTGGTGGCGATCGACGAGGAGGGTGGAGACGTCACCCGGCTGCCCTGGGATTCGCTGCCCGGCGCCGACGCGCTGAAGTCCGAGCCGCCGGCGGCGACCCAGACGGCGTTCGCCCAGCGCGGCGCCCTGCTGAAGCAGGCGGGCGTCACGGTCAACTTCGGCACGGTCGCCGACACGACGGCCGACCCCGGCTCGTTCATCTTCGACCGCGTGCTCGGCACGACGCCCGCCGCGGCCGCCGAGCGCGTCTCGGCGTCGGTGACCGGGGAGCGCGGCCAGGTCTACAGCACGCTCAAGCACTTCCCTGGGCACGGCGAGACGGAGGCGGACTCGCACACGAGCATCCCGGCCACCGGCCTCAGCGTCGCCGACTGGCAGACCAGGGATGCTCCACCCTTCGCCGCAGGGATCACGGCGGGGGCCGAGCTGGTCATGTTCGGCCATCTCGTCTACAGCGCGGTGGATGCGGCTCCCGCGTCGCTCTCCGCGCCCTGGCACCGCATCCTGAGCGACCGGCTGGGCTATCGAGGGGTGACGATCACCGACGACATGCGGATGCTCCAGGACTCCGGCCTCGCGCAGTACGCCGACCAGCGGGAGAACGCGATCCAGGCGCTTGCCGCCGGCAACACGATGCTGCTCTACGTGCTCCCCGCCGATCCAGCGGCGGCCGGCCTCGACCCGGATGCGCTGGTGGATGCCGTCGTGGCGGCCGTCGGTTCCGGCCGCATCCCAGCCGCCCAGATCGATGCGGATGCCAGGAAACTCCTGGAACTGCGGCGCTCGCTCGCGGTAAAAGAGTGA
- a CDS encoding YceI family protein, giving the protein MTIDIPGYKAGTWTIDPAHSEVGFSIRHLMISKVKGVFENFDATFVTAENPLESTVTAKADVASVNTKDKNRDAHLRTGDFFLADEFPTIDFVSTGVRHEGGDFLVDGNLTIKGVTKPVTFDFDFGGFGQDPYGNYKAGATAKATINREDFGLTYNAALETGGVLLGEQVTITLELQAVLADA; this is encoded by the coding sequence ATGACCATCGACATCCCCGGATACAAGGCAGGCACCTGGACCATCGACCCCGCTCACTCGGAGGTCGGCTTCAGCATCCGTCACCTCATGATCAGCAAGGTCAAGGGCGTCTTCGAGAACTTCGACGCCACCTTCGTCACGGCGGAGAACCCGCTCGAGTCCACCGTGACCGCCAAGGCCGACGTCGCCTCTGTCAACACCAAGGACAAGAACCGCGACGCGCACCTGCGCACCGGTGACTTCTTCCTCGCGGACGAGTTCCCGACCATCGACTTCGTGTCCACCGGCGTCCGCCACGAGGGTGGCGACTTCCTCGTCGACGGAAACCTCACCATCAAGGGCGTCACCAAGCCGGTCACCTTCGACTTCGACTTCGGCGGCTTCGGCCAGGACCCGTACGGCAACTACAAGGCCGGCGCGACCGCCAAGGCCACGATCAACCGCGAGGACTTCGGCCTCACCTACAACGCGGCCCTCGAGACCGGCGGCGTGCTCCTCGGCGAGCAGGTCACCATCACGCTCGAGCTCCAGGCGGTCCTCGCCGACGCGTAA
- a CDS encoding TMEM175 family protein, with translation MSADSSPPRGSAAEVADTDDAPVSTRRLEAFTDGVFAIAATLLVLDLDVTKLGDIHTDAQLWAALGDQSFGFVSLIISFLLLATLWRIHVWQFEYVVKVDPRATLLNTVRLLGVVLIPFTTSLASEYNGFVAGRILLPINFLFVIGLTALHWFYLTSPKRSLVAGLSPAAVHSTRAGTIVALVLAALTVALAPWFGSLAFLVQFLNPVFDRFRAARPPGVRKRHH, from the coding sequence ATGTCCGCTGACAGCAGCCCTCCTCGAGGCTCGGCGGCCGAGGTGGCCGACACCGACGACGCCCCGGTCTCCACCAGAAGACTCGAAGCGTTCACCGACGGCGTCTTCGCCATCGCGGCGACGCTGCTGGTCCTCGACCTCGACGTCACGAAGCTCGGCGACATCCACACGGATGCGCAACTCTGGGCCGCCCTCGGCGATCAGTCGTTCGGGTTCGTCAGCCTCATCATCAGCTTCCTGCTGCTGGCGACGCTGTGGCGCATCCACGTCTGGCAGTTCGAGTACGTGGTCAAGGTGGACCCGCGCGCCACGCTCCTCAACACGGTGCGGCTGCTCGGCGTCGTGCTGATCCCGTTCACCACGAGCCTGGCCAGCGAGTACAACGGCTTCGTCGCCGGGCGCATCCTGCTGCCCATCAACTTCCTGTTCGTGATCGGTCTCACGGCGCTGCACTGGTTCTATCTCACGTCGCCGAAGCGCTCACTGGTCGCCGGCCTCTCCCCCGCCGCTGTGCACTCGACGAGAGCTGGCACCATCGTCGCCCTGGTCCTGGCGGCATTGACGGTCGCGCTCGCGCCGTGGTTCGGCTCGCTCGCCTTCCTGGTGCAGTTCCTCAACCCGGTGTTCGACCGCTTCCGTGCTGCGAGGCCGCCCGGTGTGCGGAAGCGGCACCACTGA
- a CDS encoding aromatic acid exporter family protein gives MAPRLPASIRIPANIRTASRVPFLQVAKTAVAMILSWVIASLLLPGELPVFATIAALLVVQPSVNQSVGKAIERSIGVIVGVLIAYGIGLAFGTNSWIVLVAVVVSIILAWALKLTPGTANQVPITAMLVLAVGASNPEYALARIVETIIGAVIGVIINIAIVPPVQWEPAHRAILGLGSELAATLDRLATALTTPQTPSQLNALLIEARLLRPMEKKADAAVAQAEDSLTLNPRQGKHRVALDHDLELFARFRPIITRALGMTRAYRDHYDDTLAGEPTIQAIAEELRRSAHDLRLLARDPDAPVVEPGTETAGLPVLTAPLVIATPDPRHWVLLGSLMEDLRRVHDEITGEETA, from the coding sequence GTGGCTCCACGACTTCCCGCCAGCATCCGCATCCCTGCCAACATCAGGACAGCGAGCAGGGTTCCCTTCCTGCAGGTGGCGAAGACCGCGGTCGCCATGATCCTGTCGTGGGTGATCGCGAGCCTGCTGCTCCCCGGCGAGCTTCCCGTGTTCGCGACCATCGCCGCACTGCTTGTGGTGCAGCCGAGCGTGAACCAGTCGGTCGGCAAGGCCATCGAGCGCAGCATCGGCGTGATCGTCGGCGTGCTCATCGCGTACGGCATCGGCCTCGCGTTCGGCACCAACAGCTGGATCGTGCTGGTGGCGGTCGTCGTGTCGATCATCCTGGCCTGGGCGCTGAAGCTCACGCCGGGCACCGCCAACCAGGTGCCGATCACCGCGATGCTCGTGCTCGCGGTCGGCGCGTCCAACCCGGAGTACGCCCTCGCGCGCATCGTGGAGACGATCATCGGCGCCGTCATCGGCGTGATCATCAACATCGCGATCGTGCCCCCTGTGCAGTGGGAGCCCGCTCACCGCGCCATCCTGGGGCTCGGCTCCGAACTGGCGGCGACCCTCGACCGGCTGGCGACCGCGCTCACCACCCCGCAGACCCCGTCGCAGCTGAACGCGCTGCTCATCGAGGCGCGGCTGCTGCGCCCGATGGAGAAGAAGGCGGACGCCGCCGTCGCCCAGGCGGAGGACAGCCTCACCCTCAATCCACGACAGGGCAAGCACCGGGTGGCCCTCGACCACGACCTCGAGCTGTTCGCCCGGTTCCGGCCGATCATCACGCGCGCGCTCGGCATGACGCGCGCCTACCGCGATCACTACGACGACACGCTCGCGGGCGAGCCCACCATCCAGGCCATCGCGGAGGAGCTGCGGAGGTCGGCGCACGACCTGCGGCTGCTCGCCCGCGATCCGGATGCGCCGGTCGTCGAACCCGGCACGGAGACCGCAGGGCTGCCCGTGCTCACCGCTCCCCTCGTCATCGCGACGCCCGACCCGCGCCACTGGGTGCTGCTCGGCTCGCTGATGGAAGACCTGCGCCGCGTGCACGACGAGATCACCGGGGAAGAGACCGCCTGA